A window from Ignavibacteriota bacterium encodes these proteins:
- the rpmE gene encoding 50S ribosomal protein L31: MKKNIHPNYQNCEVTCVCGNTFTTKSTVDHIKLEICSDCHPFFTGKQKLLDSTGRVDRFNKKYGLKK; the protein is encoded by the coding sequence ATGAAAAAAAATATTCATCCAAATTATCAAAATTGTGAAGTAACTTGTGTTTGCGGAAATACTTTTACAACAAAATCAACTGTTGATCATATAAAATTAGAAATTTGCTCTGATTGTCATCCATTTTTTACCGGAAAACAAAAATTGTTAGATTCAACTGGTAGAGTTGACAGATTCAATAAAAAATACGGTTTAAAAAAATAA